A window of Tachypleus tridentatus isolate NWPU-2018 chromosome 7, ASM421037v1, whole genome shotgun sequence genomic DNA:
TAAGGAGACAAGTTACCATAACACTATTGTAAGGAGACCAGTTACCATAACACTATTGTAAGGAGACAAGTTACCATAACACTATTGTAAGGAGACCAGTTACCATAACACTATTGTAAGGAGACCAGTTACCATAACACCATTGTAAGGAGACCAGTTACCATAACACTATTGTAAGGAGACCAGTTACCATAACACTATTGTAAGGAGACCAGTTACCATAACACTATTGTAAGGAGACCAGTTACCATAACACTATTGTAAGGAGACCAGTTACCATAACACTATTGTAAGGAGACCAGTTACCATAACACTATTGTAAGGACTCCTCTTTCACTCCTAGAAAACACCAGTTTACCTGGATAAGCATTTCAACTGAACTAAGAAGATTTGTTCTTTCTACATCTTAAACTTCTCTGACCATTCAGGCTCATTCTATTAAATTTGTTAACTCTGTTtgcatatcaacacagtatattTAATGTCAGTTATCAGCTCTTCAATTTACCCTACATTACTGATTTAACAACAGTTTGTGGTACACATTAGTTACAGTAAATAGAGATATTGACAAAGCTGTACATGTGTATTTCATACGTTCTAAAGGTTCTATAAATGGAATGTGCAAACAGTATAATAGAACAAATATACATACTTTTCAATTGAACGTCACCACATATCTGACTTCTTGAGTCGAGCTGATATTGGTGATTCAGAGATGTATCTTGTTGAAGGTAATTCAGAGATGTATCTTGTTGAAGGTAATTCAGAGATGTATTTTGTTGAAGGTAATTCAGAGATGTATCTTGTTGAAGGTAATTCAGAGAAGTATCTTGTTGAAGGTAATTCAGAGATGTATCTTGTTGAAGGTAATTTAGAGATGTATCTTGTTGAAGGTAATTTAGAGATGTATCTTGTTGAAGGTAATTCAGAGATGTATCTtgttgaaatataaagttttatttcttgtgtGCAACAgacttttacatttaattaaaaacatattttatacagatatatctataactgtgGAATTATAATCAGTATTCCTTTTTCAGTATGGGTTTTGTCCAAATGGATGattcctccagtggcacagcagtatgtctgcagatcTCAAAAAACTAGGTTTCTATATCTATGGTGCTTAATTCTAAGTAAATAAATCAAATGGATTGACCCCATCTGTATTTTGTTAAACCATACATTCTGTCTATGAAATGCTTTTAAATTTTGTTAGCAGTTTATTTTGGATGTGAGTTTGGTTTTTCAGATAATTGgtattttctttgtacagaagaTCTAGAAGACAGTCTAAACCAGGTGAAGAGAACTACTGGGACTGCAGCGTCTGTACCTATCGTAACTCAGCCGAAGCCTTCAAGTGTTTGATGTGTGATGTGAGGAAAGGAACGTCTACTCGGTGCGTGCACACAGTTAATGAAGTGTGTTCTTTACCTCTTTCATTTGTGTACACAGTTAATGAAGTGTGTTCTTTACCTCTTTCATTATGCTGGTCCTTATACATTAAATACTGGTAAAAATGCTCTTGTATTTTGAGTATTTAGATATAAAGTTGTATTAGGTCTATGTTTTGTGAATTTTTCTACAAGTATCACACTTGTGTTTTGTGTACTTGAAGCTTGTGAAGTTAAAACATCTGAATCCATGGATTTCAGTAAACTTCTCACGTTCTTCAACATTCATGTCTTATCATGAAAAGCTTGACTTGTGcagtttgactgtcactcttagtGAGTTGGGAgtactttttttaaaacatagtttGAACAGTTAATTATAAGGAGGCACAATTAATACTTGGATATTTTGTGATCGTGAAAGCTCATTTTTGGAAACTTATTGTTAGAAACTTGGAATTTtactgaatataattaaacattataaatctgtagtaatgtaaacactgaatataattaaacattataaaactgtagtaatgtaaacactgaatataattaaaaattataaatctgtagtaatgtaaacactgaatataattaaacattataaatctgtagtaatgtaaacactgaatataattaaaaattataaatctgtagtaatgtaaacactgaatataattaaacataaatctgtagtaatgtaaacactgaatataattaaacattataaatctgtagtaatgtaaacactgaatataattaaacattataaatctgtagtaatgtaaacactgaatataattaaacattataaatctgtaGTAATGTAAACACTGAATAtgattaaacattataaatctgtagtaatgtaaacactgaatataattaaacattataaatctgtagtaatgtaaacactgaatataattaaaaattataaatctgtagtaatgtaaacactgaatataattaaacattataaatctgtagtaatgtaaacactgaatataattaaacattataaatctgtagtaatgtaaacactgaatataattaaacattataaatctgtagtaatgtaaacactgaatataataaaacattataaatctgtagtaatgtaaacactgaatataataaaacattataaatctgtagtaatgtaaacactgaatataattaaacattataaatctgtagtaatgtaaacactgaatataattaaacattataaatctgtagtaatgtaaacactgaatataattaaacattataaatctgtaGTAATGTAAACACTGAATACATTGTGTTCTATGTACTTTTTACCAAAAGTTTGTAcctaaacaaaatttgtaaaatctGAGATGTTTTAACAAACAGATAATGGTCAATGAACTCgtaattttatgagaaaataaattTGGATTTATCTTTGATTTCTTCAAAGGTTGATTGCATAACattattaaagaatttttaagcacattgttattaaagttttattttagttattgaacaaatatttctttcaattaaattttgtggaaaatatataaatattctccttgtctctgtgtgtgtgtggggtgtaacataatatataaatattctccttgtctctgtgtgtgtgtggggtgtaacataatatataaatattctccTTGTCTCTGTGCGTGTGTGGGGTGTAACATAATATTTGGATATTAGTTGAAACAGCGTTTAAATGTAATTAAGCCTAGAAGCAGATCTTAGAAATGAATAACTTTCTTTTTTGGTAATTTATGTTCAAACGTAATTCAAGGCCATGTTTGAAATTAATTCTGTTACTGCTaggtatgttttgtttatgactACAAAGTGATTTACTATTCTTATGGAAGAAATATGTTTATGATTACGagtaatatttgtgtttgtaataTAGGATTATTCTTgttgtcatattttaaaaataatgaaaacagaatTTTTGTAAAGTTTGGCCCATAAATTGCAATTGAATGCGATAACATTACATTCTTTATATCAAGGGTATTTATGACAGCTTAAATTGCAAGTGAAGTTACCAGACAAGAAGTGTAttaaacagtagaacttaagaaagTGTAGCAGTGAGTTGTACAAATAGAactttgtgtaatatttataagagATGTAGAGTCAGTGAAGGAGTTCTgtcttaaaattttgatttatataagaaaaccttgtatgtttttgtattgttgtagAAACTATGAAGTGATTGTTGTGAGctgttataaaataatcatttgagGCTGTGATTTACTTTATGTCAAGTGAACACTGCTTTTTAATAGGAAACCAAGACTTAATCCTCAACTTGTATCCCAACAAGTCGTCCACCACTACCCTACACCACAGACTAAACAAAAGATTTCTTCTAAGCTagagaaaaaaatttcaaataattcttCTGCTGAGACTCTACCAAAAAAAACGACACAGGCAAGTATTTTGTACTGTTTGTAAGTCAGCCTAGTAAGTGGTGTTTTAGTATGTGGAATGTAAGTTGACTCTGAACTGTTCCATACACTTTAATCCAGCAAAATAAATTCTGTTGTATTGTGGAGCTCTCTGTATGTCCACACTTGATGGgacatacataaaataattttatttttatgtataatagtGTGATGTGTTTAACtgaataac
This region includes:
- the LOC143256399 gene encoding RING1 and YY1-binding protein-like isoform X1, producing the protein MDSKKSPNRRSRRQSKPGEENYWDCSVCTYRNSAEAFKCLMCDVRKGTSTRKPRLNPQLVSQQVVHHYPTPQTKQKISSKLEKKISNNSSAETLPKKTTQATTEKC
- the LOC143256399 gene encoding RING1 and YY1-binding protein-like isoform X2 → MDSKKSPNRSRRQSKPGEENYWDCSVCTYRNSAEAFKCLMCDVRKGTSTRKPRLNPQLVSQQVVHHYPTPQTKQKISSKLEKKISNNSSAETLPKKTTQATTEKC